DNA from Bombus vancouverensis nearcticus chromosome 14, iyBomVanc1_principal, whole genome shotgun sequence:
TAACTCATCGACGCCATTTATCACGCAAATTTCTTTGTCGTCAAAAAGTCGGGTAAGATGAACCGGTGGATTGTCATAAATGTTTGGTTTCATTGATTTCTCTTCATATTTTATTGAACGTTGTTTCTTTGTCTTACGTACTTTACTTTCACGTGCTTCTTCTATATCTTCATAAGGTATTTCTCGTTTTGTTAATTTCTGAATTGGTTGCGTATccttaaaaataacaaaaatatttgttatttatattgtaATGATATAACATGCAATAAATCATTCAATTATGTaccttaattaataatttcaagttATCAGTTGTACAAACGTCATACCACGGTTTATCAGTTCTAACACTTGTAACTCTAGGAAATCGTAAACTGTATCCGGTTGGATAATTATTACTACATATCATTTCCGATGCTTTTATGGTCAAAATGATGGAATTTTCAGGACGAATCCATAAATTTGGCTCAACCTAACAtattaaaatgatattaaaatataacgaatatttACTTCCGTCAACTCACCTTGGGAGGCACGACATTTTCAGGTCGTTCTGTTTGCCACTTATCTTTAAACATTCTTCCGAGTTCTTTCAATGTATTCATAGAAAAACCACTGTTGACTGATACTACAGATAAAAATTTTGTAGGATTTTCACCAGGAGTTTTTGTAGAAGAAGCTACGCCCATTAAAAAGCTATTTACTAAACCCATAAATTTTCTACCGTAATAACCACCGAGAATAATTAAATCTATATCGTGTACCAAACCTTCAGAATACtaaaagattattatttatagtaaCAACAAAAAATTATAACAATGTAAGCAAATATTATACAGAATATTACCTCagcttttattttataacaattagtACCATTTCGTACATTTGGTTTATATTTACTATCACATTCTTTTACTACAATTCCTTCTTCTTTATTCCTAATActttcattgaatattttacataattccTCGCTTAAAAGCagaaattgtataaatttacatgtaaaaatttcttttttcttaagcTGTCAATCATAACCAATTACCTTCTAGAAACTTTAGTAGATTTACATAATAAAAGGCAACCTTCTTCCTCTTTAAATACATCTTTTAAAATTTCAAGTCTTTTTTCATAAGGTTCGTTATTAAGTAAAATATCATTATGCATAATAATATCGAATGCAACAAAACATTGTTGATAAGGACTATCCTTTGAGAGTTTCTTAACATCATAGTTCATTCCCTTTGAGCCTAACAATTTCCTTTCTTTATGCCAACCCATTAATTCACCGTCTAAAATGACTGATTTTACTTGAGGATTTAATAATCGACCAAATACACCGCTCATAAAACCTGAAatgtataattgtataattgGTACCATCATAGAGATCATGTCATcttcacaaaaatatatatttagtttaatttatatataacatattctAATCAAATTGCAACACATATATACCTGCAGAAGTAGTTTCCCCAAAACCAGGCTTATTTGTAATATCATACCCTTGTCTTGTAAAATACTTATATTTGCCATTTTTCATATGTATTTGAGATCGCTCTCCATCATATTTGCATTGCACAAAGTATTGTTTTCTTCCATTAAAAAGTTTCTCTACATTCTCAATTTGACATTCTTCTAATAACATAGGCTTAAAATGAGAAAAAACTTGAATATCATGATGATATCTCAATTGAGGATCATATAATGTGTCACAAATTTGTCGCAAATTAGATGATACATTAAACAATGAATCTGCATCTGGatgaaaaactaaaaaaaacATATCACTGTTAAATGATATtgttctaaatatatttttttatatatttttaaagtaatatacaaaaaataaacCTTGCAATATCTTTTTCGTTCCAATACCAAGATCCAAACTTTTTAGAATAATTCGTGTTATCCATTTGAACTCTAATGCATTTAATTTCCTTAATAAATCTTTGAACGTTTCATTTCTTCTTAACGATAGATTATCGAGAATAAAATTgatttgttctattgagatatgAGAA
Protein-coding regions in this window:
- the DNAlig4 gene encoding DNA ligase 4 isoform X2, which gives rise to MNGTLASKIEFVELCGIFEKISKPDTRKSRISRKADILEQFFQKCRNMGRELKTEYPDMDLSLFPILRLILPNLEREREAYNLKEKSLADIYIRIFCFGKNSKDAIKLKQYKTPTAKNITRCNFADKAYWVLQNRFQREGSHISIEQINFILDNLSLRRNETFKDLLRKLNALEFKWITRIILKSLDLGIGTKKILQVFHPDADSLFNVSSNLRQICDTLYDPQLRYHHDIQVFSHFKPMLLEECQIENVEKLFNGRKQYFVQCKYDGERSQIHMKNGKYKYFTRQGYDITNKPGFGETTSAGFMSGVFGRLLNPQVKSVILDGELMGWHKERKLLGSKGMNYDVKKLSKDSPYQQCFVAFDIIMHNDILLNNEPYEKRLEILKDVFKEEEGCLLLCKSTKVSRSEELCKIFNESIRNKEEGIVVKECDSKYKPNVRNGTNCYKIKAEYSEGLVHDIDLIILGGYYGRKFMGLVNSFLMGVASSTKTPGENPTKFLSVVSVNSGFSMNTLKELGRMFKDKWQTERPENVVPPKVEPNLWIRPENSIILTIKASEMICSNNYPTGYSLRFPRVTSVRTDKPWYDVCTTDNLKLLIKDTQPIQKLTKREIPYEDIEEARESKVRKTKKQRSIKYEEKSMKPNIYDNPPVHLTRLFDDKEICVINGVDELPKEQIEEILLQHRANVVQNPLKENYCIIVGNVKTVRASCIIQSKKYDVVTLDWFRRVTKKENWSSLQDFLPWDLICSRESTKRRLAQYYDDYYDHYTIDADEESLLRSFKKVEDTEQNVKFDYTEMKKIDQELFDSEISPYSLFRGIVAYFYDSSDLSKFEFRFMGGTIRETIDDSVTHIFINNNSTDIELQNLIDNKSQASLTIIKSEWIGECFKQNTIIPYSVYLVQ
- the DNAlig4 gene encoding DNA ligase 4 isoform X1, whose amino-acid sequence is MSKMNGTLASKIEFVELCGIFEKISKPDTRKSRISRKADILEQFFQKCRNMGRELKTEYPDMDLSLFPILRLILPNLEREREAYNLKEKSLADIYIRIFCFGKNSKDAIKLKQYKTPTAKNITRCNFADKAYWVLQNRFQREGSHISIEQINFILDNLSLRRNETFKDLLRKLNALEFKWITRIILKSLDLGIGTKKILQVFHPDADSLFNVSSNLRQICDTLYDPQLRYHHDIQVFSHFKPMLLEECQIENVEKLFNGRKQYFVQCKYDGERSQIHMKNGKYKYFTRQGYDITNKPGFGETTSAGFMSGVFGRLLNPQVKSVILDGELMGWHKERKLLGSKGMNYDVKKLSKDSPYQQCFVAFDIIMHNDILLNNEPYEKRLEILKDVFKEEEGCLLLCKSTKVSRSEELCKIFNESIRNKEEGIVVKECDSKYKPNVRNGTNCYKIKAEYSEGLVHDIDLIILGGYYGRKFMGLVNSFLMGVASSTKTPGENPTKFLSVVSVNSGFSMNTLKELGRMFKDKWQTERPENVVPPKVEPNLWIRPENSIILTIKASEMICSNNYPTGYSLRFPRVTSVRTDKPWYDVCTTDNLKLLIKDTQPIQKLTKREIPYEDIEEARESKVRKTKKQRSIKYEEKSMKPNIYDNPPVHLTRLFDDKEICVINGVDELPKEQIEEILLQHRANVVQNPLKENYCIIVGNVKTVRASCIIQSKKYDVVTLDWFRRVTKKENWSSLQDFLPWDLICSRESTKRRLAQYYDDYYDHYTIDADEESLLRSFKKVEDTEQNVKFDYTEMKKIDQELFDSEISPYSLFRGIVAYFYDSSDLSKFEFRFMGGTIRETIDDSVTHIFINNNSTDIELQNLIDNKSQASLTIIKSEWIGECFKQNTIIPYSVYLVQ